Below is a window of Paenibacillus bovis DNA.
GCAGGCGACCTCCGAGCGTTATCTGGCGATCTACGAGAAGCTGACTGGTTCGAAGCTGGTGTAATTGCTGAAATTGGCTGTGGTGGAGCAGGTTGATAGACAGCAATTTGTATGGTTGATATCCGCTGCTCAGGGATGGGCAAAGTAGCAGCATAGTTGTTGGTCATTACACCGCTGCGGAGAAGGAATAGGCCTGCGATCGCCCGGTTGAAATCAGGGGCCTTCCAAATGGTAGACCCGTGTAGCGGAAGGCCCCTGATTTCAAAAAGCGATCTCCGGCCTATCTCCTTCTCCTTCGCTCCGGTGCTTTTTAGTCAAGTTGGTGCAGACTACGGATGATTACATCATGCCGCCCATTCCACCCGCTGAAATACGGTGCTTCCTTGGAAACGTCAGTATCTCAATGCTGAGAATTTAAATTATTCCTTACGATATACAAGCACGACTATTGCTATCGGTGAGCATCGTCATCTATAGACAAGCAATATGTACCGTATTCTTATGCAGTTCATGGTTCCTAAACAATCTAGAACAAACGGTCAGGCTGCTCATCCGCCGAGCGGAGGGAACGGAATCGTTCCGAAAGGAGCCTTTATGATCGGATATTGTCCGCAGCAAGCGGACGTTCAAAAATATCCGAATCATAACAGCGACTGCAGGAATGATCCGTACCCGCAGCGCTGTCTCTAAACAGTATCTGCCTTTTCATTTATAAAAGAAACACTATTCAAGAACGTCAAAGCGCCAAAGCCTGCAATCTGCAGCATGCTCAGCAAAGCAATACCACGCAATACCGTATTCACTCATTCAAGCATCATCATCCCAAGGAGGAACGAGAAGATTATGATCAAAGCGACAGTCTACGTTACCATCAAAGAAAGCGTGCTTGACCCACAGGGAGCTACTGTACAGGGCGCGCTGCATTCTCTTGGATTTAATGAAGTGGAAAGTGTACGTATCGGTAAATACATGGAGATCCAATTGGACACGGACAACCGTGACGAAGCGGAGGAACGCCTGAAAGTGATGTGCGAGAAGCTGCTTGCGAACACCGTCGTTGAAAACTACCGATTCGAACTGGAGGGTTAATTCCATGAAATTTGCGGTACTGGTATTCCCGGGTTCCAACTGTGATATCGACTGCTTCAAGGCAGTGGAAGAGACGATTGGCGAACCGGTTGATTATGTGTGGCATACGGCGACAGACCTGTCGGCTTATGATTGTATCTTGGTTCCTGGCGGATTCTCTTACGGCGATTACCTGCGTTGCGGTGCTATTTCGCAGTTCGCACCGGTGATGGCAGAAGTAGCCAAAGCGGCAGAACAGGGCAAATACGTACTGGGCATCTGCAATGGTTTCCAGATTCTGACCGAAGCACGCCTGCTGCCAGGCGCACTGCTGCGCAACGGATCGATGAAGTTCCGCTGTCATGATGTGGTACTGACTGTAACGAATAACCAAACGCCATTCACGCTCGATTATGAGCAGGGTGAAGAGATTGTTATCCCGATTGCTCACGGCGAAGGCAACTACTACTGCGACGAAGCAACACTGGAGCAGATGAAAGCCAATAATCAAATCGTATTCCAGTATGGCGACAATCCAAACGGCTCCCTGCATGATATCGCAGGTATTAGTAATGAGCGCGGTAATGTAGTCGGCATGATGCCGCATCCGGAGCGCGCGGTCAATGAACTGCTCGGCTCGACAGACGGCAAGAAAATGTTCACATCTATTTTAAAAGCCTGGAGGGATCAACATGACGCAGCAAACATCCGTTAAGGAACCGACGGCGGAGCAAGTCGCAGACCAGCAGTTATACAAACAAATGGGTGTATCCGACACCGAGTTTGATTTGATCTGCGGTTTCCTCGGACGTAAACCGAACTACACGGAAATCGGCGTATTCAGTGTAATGTGGTCGGAACATTGCGCGTACAAAAACTCCAAGCCGCTGCTCAGACGTTTCCCGACCGATGGCCCGCGTGTCCTGATGGGACCGGGCGAAGGTGCAGGAATCGTGGATATCGGCGACAACCAGGCTGTTGTATTCAAGATTGAAAGTCATAACCATCCATCCGCAGTCGAACCTTATCAGGGTGCAGCGACAGGCGTAGGCGGCATTATCCGGGATATCTTCTCCATGGGTGCGCGTCCGATCGCTTCTCTGAATTCCCTGCGTTTTGGCAAGCTGGAGAGCGACCGGGTCAAATACCTGTTCGAGCATGTGGTAGGCGGTATCGCCGGTTACGGCAACTGTATCGGCATCCCAACGGTAGGCGGCGAAGTGATGTTCGACGAGAGCTACGAAGGCAATCCGCTCGTCAACGCGATGTGTGTTGGTCTGATCGATCATGACAAAATCCAGCGCGGCGTAGCCAAAGGGGTAGGTAACCCGGTCTTTTATGTAGGCCCTCCAACCGGTCGTGACGGTATCCACGGAGCAACCTTTGCTTCCGAAGAGCTGACCGAGGAATCCGAAGCGCGCAAGACAGCAGTACAGGTCGGCGATCCTTTTATGGAGAAGCTGGTTATGGAATCCTGTCTGGAACTGATCGACTCCGGCATCGTGCTTGGTATTCAGGATATGGGTGCAGCCGGTCTGACCTGCTCCAGCGCCGAAATGGCGAGCAAGGCGGGCAATGGCCTGGAACTGTATCTGGATCAGGTGCCGCAGCGTGAAGACGGTATGACTCCTTATGAAATGATGCTGTCCGAATCCCAGGAACGTATGCTGTTCGTCGTAGAACCCAAAGACGAAGCGCAGGCGATGGAGATTTTCGAACGTTGGGGCGTAATCTGCGCCAAGGTTGGTAAAGTTACCGATGACGGTCGTCTCAAGCTGTATCACCATGGCGAAGTAGTCGGCGATATGCCGGTACATGCGCTGGTAGATGAGTGTCCGGTCTATAATAAGCCTTCTTCGGTTCCGGCTTATTATGAGCAAATGGCCCATATCGATACAGCTGCTTATAACGAAATCACGGATCTGGGCGGTGCGCTCAAGTCTGTACTCGCTTCTCCGACGGTAGCGAGCAAGGCATGGGTGTATGACCAGTATGATTATATGGTGCGTACGAGCACGGCAGTTCGTCCGGGATCGGATGCAGCGGTAGTACTCGTCAATGGCACACGCAAAGCACTTGCGATGACAACAGACTGCAACTCCCGCTTTGTCTATCTCGATCCGGAAGTGGGCGGCAAAATTGCTGTCAGCGAAGCAGCACGTAATATTGTCTGCTCCGGTGCCGAGCCGCTGGCCATTACGGATAACCTGAACTTTGGCAGCCCGGAGAAACCAGAGATTTTCTGGCAAATGGAACAATCCGTTGACGGTATGGCAACAGCCTGCCGGGCACTGGAAACGCCGGTTATCGGCGGTAATGTCAGCCTTTATAATGAAAATACACGTGGTGCCATCTATCCGACACCAGTAGTGGGTATGGTCGGTCTGGTGCATGATACAGATCATATTACGACGCAAGGCTTTAAGCAGGATGGCGATGTGATCTTCCTGCTGGGTGAGACCAAGGCAGAGCTGGGCGGCAGCGAATTCCAGTACATCGTACATGGCAAGACCGAGGGCCGTCCGCCAGCACTCGATCTGGTCATTGAGAAGCAATTGCTGGATGGTGTACTGAGTTCGATCCAGAGTGGTCTGGTACAGTCTGCACATGACCTGTCCGAAGGCGGTCTGGCAGTAGCACTGGCTGAATCCTGCATCAGCGGCAAGCTGGGCGCAGAGATTACGCTGGAAAGCGGCGGCCTGCGCAATGACCATCTGCTGTTCAGTGAAAGTCAATCCCGTATCCTCTTGTCCGCATCTGCGGCACAGGCGGATGCACTGGCAAGCAAACTGGCCGAGCAGGGTGTACCTGCCCGCCGCATCGGTAAAGTAACATCGGCAGCACAACTACAAATCACAGTGGACGGCAAACAAGTCCTGGCGGAAGAGGTAAGCAGTCTGCGCCAGGTCTGGGAGGATGCGATTCCATGTCTGATGAATTAAATAATCAGCCGCTCTGGACCGGCGACTACTATAATCAGGGAACCGGTCCGAACGATATTTTTGATACATTAAAAGAGGAATGCGGCGTCTTCGGTGTCTACGGACACTCGGGGGCCGCGTCCCTTTCTTATTATGGTCTGCATGCGCTTCAGCACCGTGGTGAAGAAAGCTGCGGGATCTGTGTCAGCGACCATACCGAATTCCATTATCACCGCGGTATGGGACTGGTCAAGGAAGTATTCGATAAAGAGACAATGGCTACGTTGACCGGCGATATCTCGATCGGTCATGTACGCTACTCGACCAGCGGCAGCAGCCATCTGGGCAATGCCCAGCCGCTCGTTTTCCGTTATCGTGCAGGCGAACTGGCACTGGCGACCAACGGCAACATCGTCAATGCACCGCAGATCCGGCGCGAGCTGGAGGAGATGGGTTCCATTTTCCAGACAACCAGTGATACGGAAGTGCTGGCGCATCTGATCGCCCGTTCATCGAAGCCACTGGTGGAAGCAGCCAAAGAGGCGTTCCGCCGGATTGTGGGCGGATTTGCCTTTATGATCATGACGAATGAGCAGTTGATCGTAGCTAGTGATCCGAATGGACTGCGTCCGCTGACGATGGGCAGACTGGGTGATGCATATATTTTCACCTCGGAGACCTGTGCGCTGGAGACGATTGGTGCAGAGATTGTCCGTGATGTGAAGCCCGGTGAACTGCTGGTACTGGATCAGAACGGACTGCATGAAGATTTCTACACCGAGCCGCAGCGCAAAGCGCTCTGCTCGATGGAATATATTTATTTTGCCCGCCCGGATAGCGATATGAACGGTGCGAATTTGCATTCGGCACGCAAACGGATGGGCTCGATGATGGCTCGTGAATCCTTTATTGATGCAGACCTGGTGACCGGTGTACCGGATTCCAGTATTTCGGCAGCGATCGGTTACGCCGAGCAGACGGGCATTCCTTATGAGCTGGGCATGATCAAAAACAAATACACTGGCCGTACCTTTATCCAGCCGAGTCAGGAACTGCGCGAGCAGGGTGTCAAAATGAAGCTGAGCGCGGTGCGCCGCGTCGTCGAAGGCAAACGTGTCGTCATGATCGATGATTCCATTGTGCGAGGAACAACCTCCCGCCGGATCGTGAATATGCTGCGTGATGCCGGAGCGATCGAAGTGCATGTACGGATTACTTCGCCTCCTTTCAAAAATCCATGCTTCTACGGGATTGATACTCCGGATCGTCGTGATCTGATTGCTTCGTCCAAGACAGTGGAGGAGATCCGACAGGAAATTAATGCGGATTCACTCGCTTTTCTCAGCCGGGAAGGATTGATTGAAGCCGTTGGTGGAGACAACAAGGACGATTATAAAGGCGGCATGTGTATGGCCTGCTTTGACAACGATTATCCCACCCAGACCGATTTCGGCGGCGAAGAACAATTCGGCTGCGGGTGCTGAACTGCGCCAGGTTTCGGAACGATGGATGGCGGTGAGAGGGTCCGCTGCGGGGAAGGAATAGGCCTGCGATCGCCCGGTTGAAATAGGGGGCCTTTGAATAGGTAGACCCGTGTAGAGGAAGGCCCCCGATTTCAAAAGGCGATCTCCGGTCTATTTCCTTCCCCTCCGCTCCGCACTCCCCGCCCCATGTTCCTGAGACCCTGGCGGTTTCAGAACCCTTGGGGGTAAAGGGGAGAGAAAAGAAAAGTAGGCGAGAATAAGAGAAACTGGTTAGACTGCTTTGCAGGAGAGAATGTTTTAGAAATTAAGGGCTTTGATTTTATTTGATAGGATTTATGTTTTACTAGTGAGAATAGGGATGTTTTGTAAAGATGATAGATGTAAGAGTTGATGAAATAAAAAATCAACGATACAGCCTCTTAATCCTTCTTAAAATCACAGTTTTACAAATCAAAACTAAACCAGATTCATCCAAACCCTACAATTTAAATAGCAATAGCCAGATACGTAATCTTTTTAAAACTGAAATCTCAATCTTATGGACGGCGAGTGGATATTTGGAAGTAGGGGTGCTTTGTGCTCCCAGCGGAGGGAATGGAATCGTTCAGGAAGGAGCATTTGCAGGCTGACTTTTGACTGCGAATGCAGTCGTTCCCAAAAAGTCAGCCTGCAACGGCGACGCCCGAACGATCCATTCCCGCAGCGCTGTAGCACGAGAACGCCAATTCTTCCAACCCTCCCACGCGCCACTGTCCAAAGAACCCACGAAAGGTGCGATGGCAGTGTCAGATGCATACAAAAAAGCCGGAGTTGATATCGCGGCAGGCAATGAAGCAGTAGAGCGGATGAAGAAGCATGTGAAAACCACATTCCGTCCGGAAGTTATGACTGATCTCGGCGGTTTCGGCGGGCTGTTTGGCCTGAATAAGGATAAGTACGAAGAGCCGGTACTCGTATCGGGTACAGATGGTGTCGGTACAAAGCTGAAGCTTGCTTTTGCTATGGACAAGCATGATACGATCGGGATTGATGCGGTAGCCATGTGCGTAAATGATATCATCGTGCAGGGTGCAGAACCGCTCTTTTTCCTCGATTATCTCGCTTGCGACCGGGTCATTCCGGAGAAGATCGAAGCGATTGTATCCGGAATTGCCGATGGCTGTCGTCAGGCAGGCTGTGCGCTGATCGGTGGCGAGACGGCAGAGATGCCGGGCATGTACTCCGAAGGGGAGTATGATATCGCCGGCTTTACGGTAGGCATCGTGGACAAGGCCAAAGTCATCACCGGCAGTGAAATTGCAGAAGGGGATGCAGTCATTGGTCTGGCATCAAGTGGCATACACAGCAATGGCTTCTCGCTCGTGCGCAAATTGCTGCTGGAAGACAGCGGATATGAGCTGACTGCGCAGGTAGCCGAGCTGGGAAATGCCGTACTGGGCGACGTACTACTGGAACCGACGAAGATTTATGTGAAGTCTTCTCTTGCCCTGCAGGAAGCAGTACAGGTGAAAGGCATGGCGCATATTACTGGCGGCGGATTTATCGAGAATATTCCGCGGATGCTGCCGGATGGCGTTAATGTAGATATCGAGTATGGCAGCTGGCCGATCCTGCCGATTTTCCAATTGATGCAGGCCAAGGGTGCAATCAGCAACCGTGATATGTTTACCACCTTTAACATGGGAATCGGGATGGCGATTGTCGTACCTGTCGACCAGGTAGAACAGGCGCTGGATGTATTAAAGCAGCAAGGGGAAGCAGCCTATCTGATCGGTAAAGTAACTGCGGGCGAGAAGATCGTTACCTTTACAGGAGCGGAAGTATAATGAAGCCGCTGCGAATTGCCGTGTTCGCGTCCGGACAAGGCAGTAACTTTCAGGCGATGGTGAATGCCCAGCGGAGTGGGTTGCTAAACTCGGCAACGATAGAACTGCTCGTATGTGACAAGCCCGAAGCGCCGGTTGTGCAGCGTGCTGTCGATGCAGGGGTGGATACATTTGTATTCCGGCCCAAGGAATACAGTAGCAGGGAACAGTATGAACTGGAGATTCTCGGTGAACTGGCCCAGCGGCGAATAGATCTGATTGTGCTGGCCGGTTATATGCGGCTGCTCACTCCGACGATGGTCAATCCGTATATGGGCCGCATGATCAATGTGCATCCATCATTATTACCGGCTTTTCCCGGCAAAGACG
It encodes the following:
- the purS gene encoding phosphoribosylformylglycinamidine synthase subunit PurS: MIKATVYVTIKESVLDPQGATVQGALHSLGFNEVESVRIGKYMEIQLDTDNRDEAEERLKVMCEKLLANTVVENYRFELEG
- the purQ gene encoding phosphoribosylformylglycinamidine synthase subunit PurQ, with protein sequence MKFAVLVFPGSNCDIDCFKAVEETIGEPVDYVWHTATDLSAYDCILVPGGFSYGDYLRCGAISQFAPVMAEVAKAAEQGKYVLGICNGFQILTEARLLPGALLRNGSMKFRCHDVVLTVTNNQTPFTLDYEQGEEIVIPIAHGEGNYYCDEATLEQMKANNQIVFQYGDNPNGSLHDIAGISNERGNVVGMMPHPERAVNELLGSTDGKKMFTSILKAWRDQHDAANIR
- the purL gene encoding phosphoribosylformylglycinamidine synthase subunit PurL: MTQQTSVKEPTAEQVADQQLYKQMGVSDTEFDLICGFLGRKPNYTEIGVFSVMWSEHCAYKNSKPLLRRFPTDGPRVLMGPGEGAGIVDIGDNQAVVFKIESHNHPSAVEPYQGAATGVGGIIRDIFSMGARPIASLNSLRFGKLESDRVKYLFEHVVGGIAGYGNCIGIPTVGGEVMFDESYEGNPLVNAMCVGLIDHDKIQRGVAKGVGNPVFYVGPPTGRDGIHGATFASEELTEESEARKTAVQVGDPFMEKLVMESCLELIDSGIVLGIQDMGAAGLTCSSAEMASKAGNGLELYLDQVPQREDGMTPYEMMLSESQERMLFVVEPKDEAQAMEIFERWGVICAKVGKVTDDGRLKLYHHGEVVGDMPVHALVDECPVYNKPSSVPAYYEQMAHIDTAAYNEITDLGGALKSVLASPTVASKAWVYDQYDYMVRTSTAVRPGSDAAVVLVNGTRKALAMTTDCNSRFVYLDPEVGGKIAVSEAARNIVCSGAEPLAITDNLNFGSPEKPEIFWQMEQSVDGMATACRALETPVIGGNVSLYNENTRGAIYPTPVVGMVGLVHDTDHITTQGFKQDGDVIFLLGETKAELGGSEFQYIVHGKTEGRPPALDLVIEKQLLDGVLSSIQSGLVQSAHDLSEGGLAVALAESCISGKLGAEITLESGGLRNDHLLFSESQSRILLSASAAQADALASKLAEQGVPARRIGKVTSAAQLQITVDGKQVLAEEVSSLRQVWEDAIPCLMN
- the purF gene encoding amidophosphoribosyltransferase encodes the protein MSDELNNQPLWTGDYYNQGTGPNDIFDTLKEECGVFGVYGHSGAASLSYYGLHALQHRGEESCGICVSDHTEFHYHRGMGLVKEVFDKETMATLTGDISIGHVRYSTSGSSHLGNAQPLVFRYRAGELALATNGNIVNAPQIRRELEEMGSIFQTTSDTEVLAHLIARSSKPLVEAAKEAFRRIVGGFAFMIMTNEQLIVASDPNGLRPLTMGRLGDAYIFTSETCALETIGAEIVRDVKPGELLVLDQNGLHEDFYTEPQRKALCSMEYIYFARPDSDMNGANLHSARKRMGSMMARESFIDADLVTGVPDSSISAAIGYAEQTGIPYELGMIKNKYTGRTFIQPSQELREQGVKMKLSAVRRVVEGKRVVMIDDSIVRGTTSRRIVNMLRDAGAIEVHVRITSPPFKNPCFYGIDTPDRRDLIASSKTVEEIRQEINADSLAFLSREGLIEAVGGDNKDDYKGGMCMACFDNDYPTQTDFGGEEQFGCGC
- the purM gene encoding phosphoribosylformylglycinamidine cyclo-ligase; amino-acid sequence: MSDAYKKAGVDIAAGNEAVERMKKHVKTTFRPEVMTDLGGFGGLFGLNKDKYEEPVLVSGTDGVGTKLKLAFAMDKHDTIGIDAVAMCVNDIIVQGAEPLFFLDYLACDRVIPEKIEAIVSGIADGCRQAGCALIGGETAEMPGMYSEGEYDIAGFTVGIVDKAKVITGSEIAEGDAVIGLASSGIHSNGFSLVRKLLLEDSGYELTAQVAELGNAVLGDVLLEPTKIYVKSSLALQEAVQVKGMAHITGGGFIENIPRMLPDGVNVDIEYGSWPILPIFQLMQAKGAISNRDMFTTFNMGIGMAIVVPVDQVEQALDVLKQQGEAAYLIGKVTAGEKIVTFTGAEV
- the purN gene encoding phosphoribosylglycinamide formyltransferase, whose protein sequence is MKPLRIAVFASGQGSNFQAMVNAQRSGLLNSATIELLVCDKPEAPVVQRAVDAGVDTFVFRPKEYSSREQYELEILGELAQRRIDLIVLAGYMRLLTPTMVNPYMGRMINVHPSLLPAFPGKDAIGQALEYGVKLTGITVHFVDNGMDTGPIIAQQSLPIEAGDTADTLAARIHEIEQMLYPQVVAHIAAGKVRLAEDGRHVIVEQ